The Calothrix sp. PCC 7507 DNA segment GTCCTAGCTTTTTCCAATTTATGGCTCTTGTCATTACAGAGCGCATTAAGTTTTGCACTTCTTCCAAAACTAGGGGGATGAACCGCAAGGACAAGGTTAAGGTGAGTGTAATTTCTGTTACAGGCCACTTCAATTGCCGTAGGGGTTGCATTAAGCTTTCTATACCAGTAGTGATTTCTTCTGGTGCTGTTGTGAGCAAATATAGGTTGGTGCTGTAAATCACAGTAAACAGAATTGTACTCAGGCGCACCGCTAAATCTACAGAACGGCGAGTTACTTTAACAGGGCCTGTGTGAAATAGCACATAACTATATTCTTTATTGTTAATGAATGGTTTTTGGGAAACCTGAGTGGTGTTAGTCGTTGATGGTTGGGTGAAAATCTGTTCGTTGACTGGTTGGCGTGGCTGATAATCTATACCCAGTCCATCGGGACTAGCGGCGGTAATCACTAGGACAAAAAATGACAGCATCAATAGCCAACCCATTTGCTGTCGCCATACTCGCTGGGGAATTCTGGCGATTAAGGTGACAATAATTAATACTGCTACCAAGAGGATACGCCATTCATTGGTGGCAAAAGTGTAGCTGGTGAGAAAGCTCATCAACCAGGCGAATTTGACTCGCGGATCGATTTGATGCAGCCAAGTTTGGGGTTGTTCTAGATAAAGTCCTAGTGGTAGCGATCGCAGTAAATCCATAGGTAAGATAAAAGTTAAAAGTTAAAAGGCAAAAGAAAAAGGCAAAACTCCCTTTTACCTTTTCACCTTTCTACTTTTTACTTCATTTAACGCGAGTTGCCCTATTGAGATTACCACTTTCCATATCACGGACTTTTTTGCTGCGCCAGAGTAAGCGAATCGGAGTACCCTTGAACCCTAGGTGTTGGCGGAATTGCCTTTCAATATAGCGACGGTAGTTTTCGTTGAAGCGTTTGGCTTCGTTGACGAATAGGGCGATCGTTGGTGGTTGGATACTCACTTGTGTACCGTAATAAATCTTACCCTGGCGGCCACCTCGTGAAGCTGGCGGTGAATGCCAGCTAACAGCGTCTGTCAGGACTTCATTAATGACTGATGTCGTGACACGGCGTTTGTGGGACTCAGCCGCAGTATTCACCAACTCTAAAATCTTTTCTACCCGTTGTCCTGTGACGGCACTCACATAAATAGTGTCTGCCCATTCGGTAAAATGTAATCTGCCTTCTAGGTCTTTTTCGTAGTCGTAGATGGTGTATGAGTCTTTTTCGACAGCATCCCACTTATTGACGACAATGATGCAAGCTCGACCTTCTTCGAGAATCCGCCCAGCTAATTTTTGGTCTTGCTCTGTGACTCCATCTAGGGCATCTAGTACTAATAAAACCACATCGGCACGCCGGATGGCTTTAAAGGCGCGGTTGATGCTAAAGAATTCCGTGCCGTATTCTATGCTTTTCTTTTTACGAATACCGGCAGTGTCGATCAAGCGATAGGTTTGCTCGTTGCGTTCGACTACAGTATCAATTGCATCGCGGGTTGTACCAGAAATTGGGCTAACGATCGCTCTCTCTTCACCCACAAAAGCATTCAATAAGCTGGATTTGCCGACATTTGGACGGCCAATAATTGCTACTTTGATTTCGTTGGTTTCCGGTACTTCTGTGACGGCGGGAATGTGTTTAATTAACTCGTCCAGGATGTCTCCTGTACCACTACCATGAATTGCGGAGATGGGGAATGGCTCACCCAATCCTAATTCCCAAAATTCGGCAGCTTGCATTAAGCCTTGTTCTGGGGATTCACACTTATTGACAGCTAGCAGTACAGGTACGGGTTGTTGGCGCAACCACTCAGCAATTTCTTCATCAGCTGGTGTTGGGCCAGTTTGTCCATCAACAAGAAATATAGCAGCAGAGGCTTCTGCAAGTGCTGTCATTGCTTGTTGGCGAATCAGTGGTAAGAATTCGGTATCATCATTGAATACCAAGCCACCTGTATCTACCACCAAATATTCGCGATCGCTCCAGTAAGCAGGTTTGTAAGTGCGATCGCGCGTTACTCCTGGTTCATCATGGACAATCGCCGTTTGTTCCCCGGCGAGACGATTAACCAGGGTGGATTTGCCCACATTCGGGCGTCCGATAATTGCAACAATTGGCAGTGCCATAAAACCAGGATATGTAGAGACGTTAATATATCATGTCTCTACATTTTAGACTTGATTAGGTGGCATTTCCCAAGGGATATATTTACTCAATATTTATTACACTACTTAGATAAGTAGTATTAGCTAAATCTAGGTTGTATATGTATACACCCAACTTTTATATAGGACTACTATTTGATTTTTGAATTAAACGTAGGGTGGGCACTGCCCACCAGAACCGGGTTTCAGTGGGCAGTACCTACCCTATAAATACTCATTTTTTATAGCTGAATGATCAGCATTACAAGGTGTATCGCTTGACGTTTTGCATCAAAGTTAAGTATCTTTGTATACAAAATTATTTTACCTTAAGACAGGGAAAACACATGAACCGCAAAATGTTGTTAGGTGGTATTGCTGCTTTTGGACTATCTTTGCTCATACCTGCTTCGGGAATTGCTGCCAATACAGCAGATATTATTGGTCAATATAAATGTGAAGGGACAAATGCCGATGGCAGAACATATAAGGGTAAAGTAGCGATTAGCAAACAAGGAAATGCCTACTATTTGAGGTGGGTTGTTGGTAAAAACCAAAATTTCACTGGCGTTGGTGTTTTGGAAGGAAATGTACTTGCTGTTAGTTATTATGGGAGTTTCACAGGTGTCGTTGCCTATAGAGTTGAAGATAGTTCCCGGTTAGTTGGTAAGTGGACAACACCAACAGCAAAGGGACAAGTTAGTACTGAAGTCCTGACAAAATAATCATATAGAAATCCGGTTTGATTTTTGAACAAAATTAGGTATTGGTAGTGGCGTGGCAAATTGGTATTAGAAACATCACTCAATTTTTCTATTGCACTATTTTAGCTGTGTCGTTCCACTACGTATCTGTTCAAAAATCAAATAGTAATCCGATATATTGATGGCGCGATCGCCTCTCTAATCAATCAATTCTGCGTCTTGAAATACTTGTCTAACTGTCAATTCCAAACCAGGCAATAGCGTATCTACAATCGGCATATTATCTATATAGACTTGACTAACTCCATCTGATAAAAATACCCGAATACTCATTGCTTCTGGATCTACAACCCAAACTCTTAACACTCCCGCAGCAAAATAATCTCTAGCTTTCTCTTCAAATTCCTTCATTGTTTGATCGGGGGAAAGAATTTCAATTACCAACTCTGGAGGAATAGGACAAGCTTCATTACGTTGCCAACTTTTGGGTAGGCGTTCATAGGAAACGTAAGTCAAATCTGTTACTGGTGCCCAATCTTTACCCTTGCGCTTTAAAATAATAGCCCACTCTGCGACGGTTCGACCCTTGCCTTTACACCATGCATAAATGAGGAATAATAAAGCCCTTTGTAAAGCAGAATGAAAAAATTTTGGTGACACCTTGGGTACTGCATAACCATCTACAAACTCATAGTTTACATCCCCTTCTGGTAGGGATAGAAATTCTTCGAGAGTGAGTTTGTTTCCTATAGTTGCTTTAACCATGAGAAAACCACACAGGTATCTAATACCAATACTTTAACAGTAAACAGTTATCAACAACTATGATAACTGTTTACTGTTAACTGTTAACTGATTTAAGCTGCTTGTTCTGGTTCTGTCGGCAAATTCTGCCCGATTTTTGGCTCAGTTCCTGCTAGTAGTCGCTCAACATTGCCACGATGTCGCCAAATTACATACAACCCACCGATCGCAGCATATAAAATGCAGGGTATGGGTTGATGGAAAACTACCATAAACATGGAAACAGCGATCGCACCTGCTATGGAACTTAAAGAAACAATTCTCGATATCGCGATCACAATAGCAAACACACCTAAGGTTGCTAAACCCACCTGCCAACTAATCGCCAACAAAGTACCTAAACCAGTCGCCACTGATTTACCACCAGTAAAGCCTAAAAAAATTGATTTACTGTGTCCCAGAACTGCCGCAAATCCCGCTAAAGTTAATAACCAAGGTTGCCAAATATTCGCATCTACCGTTGGAGGGATAAAATCTGGGATAGGCGCAAAGTTGAACAACCCATAAACTAAAGCGATTGCTAATGCTCCTTTTAAGCAATCAATTAATAAAACAACTGCTCCAGGAACCTTTCCCAAGGTTCTCAACACGTTAGTGGCTCCAGTTGAACCAGAACCAACTTCCCGAATATCAATCCCCTTTAACTGCTTCACAGCAATATAACCAGTGGGAAAAGAACCCAGCAGGTAAGCTATGACCAAAATTGCTCCACACAAAGTCAACCAAATAGCCATAAGAAAAAAGTCAAAAGTTAAAAGTTAAAAGTTAAAAGTCACAAGTCACAAGTCAAAAATAGTAACCTTCATCTTTAACAAATGACTAATGACTAATGACAAATGACTAATTAATAATCATCATCATAATTTCTCACTGCTTTGGGGTCAGGGGCAAAAGCTAACCACAAGGGAAATTGTAGTAATGATAAACTAATTTGCTCCTCAGAATCATCAATGATAATTAAAGGTAGCTGGTTGGCTTTCACCAAACGGTCTGCTTTTTGGGCGAGGGCTTCTGATGCTTCAAATAATACTACGCCTCTATCGGGGCCAAAATCTGGGCGACCGATTCCTAAGCAATCTTGTAAGCCGCGCCGCCATTCGCCTAAACGTTCTGGTGTATTAGCTAAAACCAGTGTGCGAATGCGATCGCCATACAATTTATGTAAAATAGCGATCGCCGACGAAGCAATTAAAATATTCTGCAAGCGGCTACCCATTGTCCGCAAAGCACCCCGTCCCCCTTGGCTAAAAAACCAATTAGAAACACGTTCAGCATGAACAGGTTCAAAGGTACGGCGTAATTGCCAAGCAGGGCCATAGTAATCTGGTTGGCTGCGATATTGGTCAATTATGCGGCGAATCTGCTTTGTAGTATCTTGAAATTGCTGTTGGGCAAATTGTGGTATTCCTGTTTGGGGTTCCGCCACCTTCACTTCTTTGGCAACTGGTTTTTCCCGTTCTTTGACAGTCGGAGCTAATTGCAACTGCTCTGCTGCTGCTGCCAAATCTTGTAAACTACCCGTGAGATAGTCTTTAAAACCCTGCACCCGAATTGCCAAGTCTTGAGATGTCCCCGCAAAAGTGGTTCGCATTTCGTTACGGATGCGTTCCTGACGGCGTTCTAGTTGTTCTACAGAAATTTGCAGCGTTTGTTTGCGTTGTTCTAACTGTGTCAATGACTCTTGCACAAGTCGCCCCAGTGAGATTTGAGTCTCGCCTAATTGCGCTTGCAGATTTTTGTAGGTGGCTTGCAAGTCAGCTATTTCTGACTTTAAGGCTTCTTTAGTGCTTTGCAACTGAGCGACTCGTTCCGCTGCTTGTGTGTGTAGTAAATTAGCTTCTGATTCTATTTTTGCCTCCAGCGGCACAGTTTCCGCTTCTAACTGTGTCACCAGTTCACCAGTTGACTCGATTGTTGATTCAACAGCCGCGTCTTTTTGTGGTGTGTCAACTAATAGACTTTGCTTTTCTGTTTCTACCACTAGCTCAACAGATGAGTTTTCTGGTTGTTCAACTGTAGGGTTTTTTTCTTGTATTTGCTCCAACCACTCATCAATTTGTTCTGGAGTTTGAGATTCCTCTGGGTTCATAAACAATAGTGAATTCCTATGACGCGAATAAATAGCTTTCAGAAATATACAATTGACTTGTCCTTAAAGTAGTGATGATTTCGCCCTCACGACTAAGTCTTCAGCACTCACAATTGGGCACTAAATGCGCGGACAACGTTGTTCTAAGCAAGCTTTCAGGGTGTTGGGGTCAAATAAAATCGGCAAAAAGTGAATGCTTTTAATTTCTTTAAAGTAAAACAGGATGGGGATTCCAGTCCAAAAAATCCGCCAGTCTTGCCATTCTTGATAGGGAAAGCGCCGAATTAATTTTTCGCCTCTGTAAAGATCTAAGTCAGTGGCAGTAAATTGTAGCCGCAATGTTACTGTCTGGAACATGAGAAATAAGCCCAGCAATCCGAATACACCTCCAATCAGAGGTTGGACTAGCAGTAGTGGAATGGAGGCAACTACCAACACTACAGGGATATTGTAACTAGGTTTGAGTTCCACAGTTGATGTGGCATTAGGCGCAAACGAACTGGTCACAGTTTTAAATCATAGACATCTCTCCTATTTTAGGATTTCGTGGGTGTTGTCAGGAGTTAGGAGTCAGGAGTTATTTCTCCCCAATCCCCAATCCTATATCCCTTGTAGCAATGCACTACCAGCACCCTGAAACATTAACCAAGACAGGAAGAAGTTACTCACAAAGATAATTAGCAAGGCTGTGACAACAGCAGTTGTGGTGGATTGTCCTACTCCTTTAGCTCCTCCTGTCGTCGTCAAGCCCCAACTACAACCGACGACGGCTATTAAAAGTCCAAAGCAAAATGCTTTGATCATGGCGCTACAAATATCCCAAACACCCAGAAGGTTGCGGGCTGAGTCTAAAAATGTGGTATCAGAGAGGTTGTATAAATTCGTTGCTATTACCAACCCTCCTAGCATCCCTGTCACCAAAGACAGGAGGGTTAAAATTGGCAGCATTAAGCAGCAAGCCAAAACGCGGGGAATGACTAAATAATCAATTGGATCGGTTTTTAACATTAACAGGGCATCAATTTGCTCTGTCACCCGCATAGTACCGATTTCTGCGGCAAAAGCGGAACCAACTCGCCCCGCCAAAATTACCGCTGTCAGCACGGGTGTGAGTTCTCTTGTCAAGGCTACCGCTAGCACTCCGCCAACGATATTGCCTGCTCCAAAGTTCAAAAATTCTCGTGCTACCTGAATGGTAAATACAGCGCCCACAAAAACAGCTGTTAGTAGGGCAATAAACAGGGAGTCTGGTCCAACCGCTGCCATTTGCTCTTTAGTGTTGCGCCAATGGATTTTTCCTCTGAGTAGGTGAACTAGTACTTGTCCACCCAAGAAAATTGCTGCCAGCAACCGCTGACTCCATGCTCCTAAACTGGATTTGGATATAGTTTCGCTCAATGTTTTGTAGCTAACTCGGTAACTGCCTTAAGAATAGCGAAAGTCAAGGGGCAGGAGTCAAGGGGCTGGGGGCAGGGAGCAGGGGGAGATGAGAATACCTAATTACCCCAATGCCCAATGCCCAATGCCCCAATCCAATTGGCTCAAACATTAACTTAATTTAAAGCTTCTCTCAGAAAGTTAAGTTTCTTTGAAGCGTGTTTTCATGCGGTTTAAAATTAAGTTCTGAATTTAACCCTTATCTGGCAAGGATTATGACGATTTTATTCTTGACTGGGGATGAAAGTATTTAATATTATTGGCACTCAGCTATTTTAATGAAAACTTAAGATTTTTGACATATTGGCTGTGCTGCAGCGATCGCACGTATTGTAGAAAATGACATGGAGCTTTCTATCTATTGTCCACTTTATTCACGGAGCTTGCGTTAAATGACTCTTTTTACCAACTTTCTCCGTTCTCTGCTGCTCACGGTGATTTTCAGTTTTGTCGCACCCTTGTTTCTCGTCGGTGGCTTTTTACTTATCCTTTCCCTGATCGGCAACTTACCAGGGTTACAAGATGTAACGGAAGCGATCGCTACTCAGATTATGCATTTTCTCGCCACTTTTGGCAGTGGTAGTCCCCTGCACGGCATATTTGTAATTAGTTTGACTTGCAGTTTCGTGGGGGCGCTGTTTGATGTTTACGCCTATTATCGGTGTCAAATTTTACGAATTGATTCCTAAGTATTAAAGATTTAATTATATTATTTCGTTACTCATCAAATACTCAAAATATCTGTCCATAATTGCGGAACAATGCTGGTCTTAGCCCAATAATCAGACTGGCATTGCTAGGTTCTGGTTAATTAAAATAGTTAACGATAATTTTCGAGCAAGTACATATTTAAGCGTTAGCCGCTAACTTTTAGGGGCTAACGCTTCATGAGTAGATATAAGATAATTTTTTAGCCTGCAACTTTTATAAGATTCTTTAAGGCATGTGACGAGCATAGCAAATAAACACCTACGCAAAATCTAAAAATTTAATTAAAATTTGTAGTAGCACAATGCCTGCTGATTTTTTTTAAACAGAGCAAAGCAGTCCGTATGGCCGCTAGGCGTTTTATATTGAGATTATTACGAGGTTTCGTGACTGCTTATGGTTTGGCCTTTTAAACCCAGGTTTTCTAAACAAATTGCCCGGATTGAAATTACTGGTGCGATCGCCGGTGCTACTCGCAAACGTGTGTTGGAAGCACTGAAAACAGTAGAAGAAAAAAAATTTCCCGCCTTACTACTACGCATCGATAGTCCTGGCGGTACGGTCGGAGACTCACAAGAAATTTACAGTGCTTTGAAGCGACTACGCAACAAAATTAAAATTGTTGCTAGTTTTGGTAATATTTCGGCTTCTGGCGGTGTCTACATCGGCATGGGAGCAGAACATATCATTGCTAACCCAGGTACAATTACAGGCAGCATTGGTGTAATTTTGCGTGGCAATAACTTAGAACGATTGCTGGAAAAAATCGGTGTTTCCTTCAAAGTAATCAAGTCTGGCCCATACAAGGACATTTTGGCATTCGACCGAGAACTGACTACACCCGAACAAAACATCCTGCAAGAACTGATTGACGTAAGTTATCAGCAATTTGTGCAAACAGTAGCGGAGGCGAGGTCTTTAGGGATAGAAACTGTTAAAAGTTTTGCTGATGGTCGGATTTTTACTGGACAGCAAGCCTTAGAGTTAGGAGTTGTAGATCGTTTAGGAACAGAGGAAGATGCACTGCGTTGGACAGCAGAACTAGTCGGTCTCGATCCTGAAAAAACACCATGCTACACCCTAGAAGAACGTAAACCCCTACTAAGTCGCTTTTTACCAGGGAGTCGCCAAGTTTCATCAGGAATTGGGGCTGCTATTGATTGGTGGGAATTTGAAATGTCTACTAGTGGTCTGCCACTGTGGTTGTACCGACCGTAAATAATTGTTTGTCATTTGTCCTGAGTTTTTTGACAAATGACCAATACTTCGACTTCGCTCAGTACAAGTGACAAATGACCAATGACTAAATACAAGGAGGAATTTGGCGTGGACGTGGAGTGGCAAATGCGGGCTATTCGTGGAGCAACAACCGTTTCCGACAATACTGTGGAAGCAATGCGGGATGCGGTGACGGAATTGCTAGATAAGTTGGAAAGTCGAAATCAACTCCAACCAAAGGATATGATTAGTGTGACTTTTTCGGTAACTCGCGATCTGGATGCTATTTTTCCAGCTGCGATCGCTAGAGCGCGTCCTGGTTGGGATAATGTGGCCATGTTGGATGTGCAGCAAATGCATGTTGACGGCAGTTTACAGCGCTGCATTCGGTTCTTAATCCACGCCTATCTGCCAGCCTCTGCCTCAATTCATCATATCTATTTACGCAACGCCGCTAGCTTGCGTCCCGACTGGAGTTTACCCCAGACTTTACAAGCATCACAGCCAGCAGTTAAGTCGAAAGTTTAAAATACCCACGTAAATTGTTTGTTTTTCTGGTGGACTACCGTTAGTGCCTTGCTACTGACTCTTGACTCTTTTCTGGAACAAAACCAGCTTGTTCAATTGCCCTTTGCCCTTGGTCAGTCTGCAAAAATCTGGTGTAAGCTTCTCCAACTTGCTGTTCTCGTCCCTTGTTCTGCTTAATAATCACAAACAATTTAGTGGTAATCGGATAGCTACCATTCTTAATCGCTTCTGTGTTGAGTTGATTTCGCTTTTGTGGACACTGGTTTGGCGATACTAAAGGTTCACGGTATGGGAGAATTAGCTGACCAGAAGTGACACCCAGAGGTAGCGGTTTAACCAAACATTGATGCACTATTCCCCGCGCCGAAGCATAATACAGACCGCCAGGGGTTTGATTGACAAGGCGCAGTGCTTCTGTAGTGGAATAGACAAACTGCACTTGAGAACCTAGGGCTTGCTTGTCTAAAACTTGCTTTCCAGAAAGTAGTACTATGTCCGCGTTTTCTGGGGGCAAAGAGAAGGGAGTGATGGTCAAATCTGGACCACCAACTTGCTTCCAGTTAGTAATCTGCCCCAGATAGATTTGCTCTAACTGATCTATAGTTAACCCAGACACCTGAAGATTTGGATTGACTACTACTGCAACCCCATCAATGCCAACCTGATGTTGTCCCAGGGTGAAGCCTCGCTGTCGAGCTATATCGGATTCTGCTTGGGTGAGGGGACGGGAAGACGCAGTAAAATCCAATTTCCCGTTTAGTAACATGCTAATACCTGAGCCAGAACCAGGACTCATCCCATCAGGTGGATTTACATAGCGCAACTGTAGTTCCGGGCGCATAAACTGAATTTGAGAATCTACGAATTGCCTAATGGGTGCCCAGGCAGTGCTTCCACCATAGTTGAATGAACCGATAGGCACATCAGTAACAGTATTAAAGTTTGAAGCTGCCACGGCAGAAGCTTTGTCTGCTCCTTGATTCGACCCAGAAGACCCATCAACACCAATTTGTAGACGTGGTCTCAACCATAACCACAAACCGCCAATGATTGCAACTGTAACCAGTTCGCCAATCACCAGACCTCTGATCATCTGTAAGGCGTCTTGGCTAAGTGGAACGCTTTTTCTGCTATCATTAGTCATCTCACACTTCCTATAATGAAGTTTAGAAAAGACTTCCGGGTATTTACCACCAGTTTTATTAATTAGACACGATATATTAAATTCTAGTCGTAGTTAATTAAATAGATATTCTTAAGTAAGAGTACTTAATGCAGCCGCTAGGGACAATGTAACATGTTAATCAGCAAGTTACTAGGGGAGCGTTACCAAGTTGTTCAAGTTTTAAGTCAAGGTGCGTTTTGTCAAACCTACATGGTGAAAGACACAAACCTGGCTGATAGCCCTGTGTGCATCGTCAAACATTTCTTACCTAGCGATCGCTATTCTATTCCAGTAGAAATCCGCAGACGGCTATTTAAGAGAGAAGTAGCAGCTTTAGAAAAACTGAGCAATTATGACTTAGTGCCGCATCTTTTAGCTCATTTTGAAGATAATTTTGAGTTCTATCTGGTGCAGGAGTTTATTGAAGGACATCTCCTGGGCGCTGAACTATCGCCTGGTTACGGCTGGACTGAAAGCAAAGTTATTCAAATGCTACAAGAGGTTTTGGACATCCTGGATTTTGTTCACAGTCACGGATTAATCCATCGAGATGTCAAGCCGACGAATATTATTAGACGCAAGCAAGACAATCGGTTAGTACTGATTGATTTTGGTGCTGTCAAACCAATCTGGGATCAGTTAGTCGTAGATCAAACAAAGACTCCCATCTTGATTCCCACTGCACAACAGACTACTATTGCGATCGGGACACCGGGCTATATGCCTAATGAGCAACAACGAGGTAAGCCGCGTCTTAATAGTGACATATATGCGTTAGGGATGATTGGTATCCAAGCCCTAACAGGGGTACATCCAACGCATTTACCAGAAGATGCCAATACAGGTGACGTGATTTGGCAAGACCTCGCACAAGTTAGTACTGAACTGACTTCGGTGCTAAACAAAATGGTACACTACCACTTTCAAGATAGATATAAGTCAGCAAAAGAGGCACTCTTAGCACTAGAACCCCTAGCCCATCTCTACCCATCAAAACAAGAGTCAGCTGTTTCTCCATTATCAGTCAGCAAAATATTGGAGCCTCAACAGCCCTCACTAGGGCAGAACAATAACTCAGAACTGAGGTTAAGCGATGATAGAAGTGATACCACAATACCGGGAACGTTAATCTCACCAATACAGGAACCGATAGGTGGAAGGCTAAAGTCTCAAATCTCTTTGTCCGAACAAAAAATTCCTCAATTTTTGGCGAATCATGCATCAAAATCATTCTCAGATAACCAGACAAGTACTACTACTATTTCTATAGTTCCCCGCAAATCTGCTCTCATGATTGGCTTAGTAGCGGGTGTGTTTTCTGGGCTAGTTCTCATGCTTGTTAGCTATTGGTCTTTGCAGATAATTGCGCCCACACCTAAGATTGAAAATTGGCAACTTCAAATACCAAAAAAATCTCCTTAGCCTACGGTTATAGTTGCCTTTGTTCGTTGGGTGATGGTTGGGGCTGAGATTGAACACTATCTCTATGAATTAAAAACGCTACAATCCCAACTACAACTAAGTTAGTAATTAGCAGCCCAATAGCACTGTATATCCAAACTTTTTTCTTTGGTTGATCTGCCAATTCAGTTGGATTAGGTTCGTTGTGCATAGGTTTTTCCACGGCGGCCTAATCAATACCTTTTTATTTTATCGCTATTCTCAAGATAGATTCTCCGATGCCAAAGAATATTAACTAACTGTACTCATAACGCACTATTTTAGCTGTGTAAACAAAGCTCAAACTCTTCTACCTATTGCCGATTGCCTATAGCGGTTCTCGCTCGGATAAAACACAATTGAGGCGGGGAAACCCCGCCCCTACTTTGCGATTTTAAATCGTACTTAACTGATCTGAAAACCTCTACAAATCAGGAGGTAAAATTACTTGATCGATCGCATGGATAACTCCATTGCTACCTTGGATATCGGCCTGAGTCACTTTAGCTTCATTGACTGTCACACCAGCAGCAGGATCAACCTTAACGTTGATTGCACCGCCTTCAATGCTCTTAACTTCGCCAGATTTTAAATCCTTTGATAGTACCTTACCACTCACCACATGGTAGGTTAACAGCTTGACCAATACTTCTTTATTTTCTGGTTTCAACAAATCTCTCACAGCGTCTTTTGGCAATTTAGCAAACGCCGCATCAGTGGGTGCAAAAATGGTGAAGTTATCTTTTCCTTGCAGAGTTTCTGTCAATCCTGCAGCTTTCAACGCTTTTGCTAGTGTTGTAAAGGAAGCGTTGGACTCTGTTAGTGCTACCAAGTTTTTCCCTTGATTATCAGTTGTCCCTGCTGCTGGCTTAGTGTCAGTAGGTACAGTTGTCGAGGGTTTTACGTTTCGTGGTGTCCTGGGTGCAGTTTCAGGAGTAGTTGGGGTAGGTACAACTTCAGGAGTAGTTGGGGTAGGTGCAGCGCTACCACCACGGTTATA contains these protein-coding regions:
- a CDS encoding fasciclin domain-containing protein; protein product: MNVNYNQLLANLAGIVGITSAGLLITLPSEAKEAVNPHPSVFSEAPYSRSQRIESNTQNAPTEPVTEAAKGAIPSRNLVAQQTKQKVNPRPSIFNEPPYNRGGSAAPTPTTPEVVPTPTTPETAPRTPRNVKPSTTVPTDTKPAAGTTDNQGKNLVALTESNASFTTLAKALKAAGLTETLQGKDNFTIFAPTDAAFAKLPKDAVRDLLKPENKEVLVKLLTYHVVSGKVLSKDLKSGEVKSIEGGAINVKVDPAAGVTVNEAKVTQADIQGSNGVIHAIDQVILPPDL
- the aroH gene encoding chorismate mutase; this encodes MEWQMRAIRGATTVSDNTVEAMRDAVTELLDKLESRNQLQPKDMISVTFSVTRDLDAIFPAAIARARPGWDNVAMLDVQQMHVDGSLQRCIRFLIHAYLPASASIHHIYLRNAASLRPDWSLPQTLQASQPAVKSKV
- a CDS encoding serine/threonine-protein kinase, translating into MLISKLLGERYQVVQVLSQGAFCQTYMVKDTNLADSPVCIVKHFLPSDRYSIPVEIRRRLFKREVAALEKLSNYDLVPHLLAHFEDNFEFYLVQEFIEGHLLGAELSPGYGWTESKVIQMLQEVLDILDFVHSHGLIHRDVKPTNIIRRKQDNRLVLIDFGAVKPIWDQLVVDQTKTPILIPTAQQTTIAIGTPGYMPNEQQRGKPRLNSDIYALGMIGIQALTGVHPTHLPEDANTGDVIWQDLAQVSTELTSVLNKMVHYHFQDRYKSAKEALLALEPLAHLYPSKQESAVSPLSVSKILEPQQPSLGQNNNSELRLSDDRSDTTIPGTLISPIQEPIGGRLKSQISLSEQKIPQFLANHASKSFSDNQTSTTTISIVPRKSALMIGLVAGVFSGLVLMLVSYWSLQIIAPTPKIENWQLQIPKKSP
- a CDS encoding PstS family phosphate ABC transporter substrate-binding protein, whose amino-acid sequence is MTNDSRKSVPLSQDALQMIRGLVIGELVTVAIIGGLWLWLRPRLQIGVDGSSGSNQGADKASAVAASNFNTVTDVPIGSFNYGGSTAWAPIRQFVDSQIQFMRPELQLRYVNPPDGMSPGSGSGISMLLNGKLDFTASSRPLTQAESDIARQRGFTLGQHQVGIDGVAVVVNPNLQVSGLTIDQLEQIYLGQITNWKQVGGPDLTITPFSLPPENADIVLLSGKQVLDKQALGSQVQFVYSTTEALRLVNQTPGGLYYASARGIVHQCLVKPLPLGVTSGQLILPYREPLVSPNQCPQKRNQLNTEAIKNGSYPITTKLFVIIKQNKGREQQVGEAYTRFLQTDQGQRAIEQAGFVPEKSQESVARH